One part of the Thermodesulfovibrio sp. 3462-1 genome encodes these proteins:
- a CDS encoding iron ABC transporter permease — protein MKVIKALIILISPVFVGWIALFLGAYGISPLMVLKILLNETVHIFDIGEIPEKAIILDIRLPRIILAGLVGATLSGAGVTLQGIFRNPLVDPFILGISAGAAFGCAITIGFLSYLPIQFMAFVFAVTAVIIAYTVARTQGEVSRLPLILSGVIVSAFFTAMVSIVKFIVDPHKLQSIVYWLMGSFCLADWKAVRIAGLGVLAGIFPIFLMRWRLNVMSMVEEEAKALGVNISRDRLLFIGFSTLSVAVATSLCGIIGWVGLMVPHLVRMLTGPDHKTLLPLSLTAGASFMIAADTVSRTLTSFDIPVGIITALTGAPFFVYLMKKGGKEAWGK, from the coding sequence ATGAAGGTTATTAAGGCATTGATAATTTTAATTTCTCCAGTCTTTGTAGGATGGATAGCCCTCTTTCTTGGTGCTTATGGAATTAGTCCTTTGATGGTTTTAAAAATTTTATTAAACGAGACTGTGCATATATTTGATATCGGAGAGATTCCAGAAAAAGCAATTATATTAGATATAAGACTTCCAAGAATTATATTAGCTGGTCTTGTAGGAGCCACACTTTCAGGCGCGGGTGTAACACTTCAAGGTATATTTCGTAATCCCCTTGTTGACCCTTTTATCTTGGGAATTTCAGCAGGTGCAGCCTTTGGATGTGCTATAACAATTGGATTTTTAAGTTACCTTCCAATTCAGTTTATGGCTTTTGTTTTTGCTGTTACTGCAGTAATTATTGCTTATACAGTTGCAAGAACACAGGGTGAAGTAAGCCGTCTTCCGTTGATTCTATCAGGTGTTATTGTTTCAGCTTTTTTTACAGCAATGGTTTCAATTGTGAAGTTTATTGTTGATCCTCATAAGCTTCAGAGCATTGTTTACTGGCTAATGGGAAGCTTTTGTCTTGCTGACTGGAAGGCAGTAAGAATTGCTGGATTAGGGGTGCTTGCTGGAATTTTTCCAATATTTCTCATGAGATGGAGGCTTAATGTTATGAGCATGGTAGAGGAGGAAGCCAAAGCCTTAGGAGTAAATATTTCAAGGGACAGACTTCTTTTCATAGGATTTTCAACACTTTCAGTAGCAGTTGCCACATCTCTCTGCGGAATTATTGGATGGGTAGGGCTCATGGTTCCACACCTTGTAAGAATGCTTACAGGACCTGATCATAAAACACTTCTGCCACTAAGCCTTACAGCAGGAGCATCTTTTATGATTGCTGCAGATACTGTGTCTCGTACACTTACAAGCTTTGACATCCCTGTAGGAATAATCACAGCTCTTACAGGTGCTCCATTCTTTGTATATTTAATGAAAAAAGGTGGTAAAGAAGCATGGGGTAAGTGA
- a CDS encoding ABC transporter substrate-binding protein, with amino-acid sequence MVYRTYIKVLATLVTLAWVGAAYASTYTITDKLGRTVTVNIPVKRAVIVISYELIPALNIWSQVAGVSRWAEENCDLYKAIVKTNPQFKKPTTGAGTDINVEAILKLNPDIVITWTYNPNTITFLEQKGINVIGIYPDSLRELYQVIRMHGKLFGKENRAEEVIAEMEKIFKLIKSRVSKIPIDKRKKAIHLGGKPTTVSGAVGVTNDVIEIAGGLNSAKSINQRNMDISIEKIIQWNPDVIFIWGGAGYNESWLYNNSQWRFVKAVKEHKVYKLPKWSTWSPRLAPIALYMAIKLYPEAFKDINFEKLADNFYRKVFGISYYKVRQYEGY; translated from the coding sequence ATGGTTTACAGAACTTACATTAAAGTTTTAGCTACTTTAGTTACATTAGCATGGGTAGGGGCAGCTTATGCCTCTACCTATACTATAACTGACAAGCTTGGAAGAACTGTTACAGTTAACATACCTGTAAAAAGGGCTGTTATTGTAATATCCTACGAACTTATTCCAGCATTGAATATTTGGAGTCAGGTTGCAGGTGTGTCCCGTTGGGCAGAGGAAAACTGTGATCTTTATAAAGCAATAGTTAAAACAAATCCTCAATTTAAAAAGCCAACTACTGGTGCAGGCACTGATATCAATGTAGAAGCAATTTTAAAACTTAATCCAGATATCGTGATTACATGGACATACAATCCAAATACAATAACTTTTCTTGAGCAAAAGGGCATCAATGTAATTGGAATATATCCTGACAGTCTCAGAGAGCTTTATCAGGTAATAAGAATGCATGGAAAACTTTTTGGTAAAGAAAACAGAGCAGAGGAAGTTATTGCTGAGATGGAGAAAATTTTTAAGCTTATTAAGAGCAGGGTATCAAAAATCCCTATTGATAAAAGGAAAAAAGCAATACATCTTGGAGGAAAGCCAACAACTGTTTCAGGTGCAGTTGGTGTTACAAACGATGTTATTGAGATTGCAGGAGGACTAAATTCTGCTAAATCAATAAATCAGAGAAACATGGATATATCTATTGAAAAGATAATTCAGTGGAATCCTGATGTGATTTTTATATGGGGTGGGGCAGGATACAATGAATCATGGCTATACAATAACTCTCAATGGAGATTCGTGAAGGCAGTAAAAGAGCATAAAGTTTACAAGCTTCCTAAATGGTCAACATGGTCTCCAAGACTTGCACCAATAGCTCTTTATATGGCAATAAAGCTTTATCCAGAAGCATTCAAAGACATTAATTTTGAAAAGCTGGCTGATAACTTCTACAGAAAAGTATTCGGAATATCTTATTATAAAGTGAGACAATATGAAGGTTATTAA
- a CDS encoding TonB-dependent receptor → MIFQTLICIMFILCLILPAFAEKKEEELEEIVVTATRTETPVESAPASVSVVTKEKIELKAPKTIDQALNDISGVFVRRGKGLMDTLSAITLRGIPEQKRTLILMDGMVLNNPYTGEVRMGGYYPEDLERVEVVKGPFSSLYGGYAMGGVVNFITKMPEKREFTFKSGYGSSWSRGEAMDDLRRVYISYGDKLWDKLSIFLSYGWQGTNGYPTDLNVQNTKPPTGITGYEITSTRDGKTAYIIGDKGDNRWWDDGITIKTQYEFTKDTKIKFSFMRNRYEYNYDEPHTYLRNAAGNPVWTYTVGRTTIYENSFLPGGGGRIQNTYSLGFETKLYKELLMKLNLSYLDTEKNWYVTTLSQATRLGCGLDPTKCGYVSNTPSEVYMVDLQFSLPIFNNQILTFGSSFRHGYANTKEKYLRDWRDENSTTTLKYESKGKDKTYAIFIQDEIMLLNNLTAYIGFRQDWWKTYDGYVNDVGKAGYPKEYPSKSKSSFSPKFAIVYKPFETTTLRGSVGKAFRAPTVYELYRTWTSSTGITYAGNPQLDPETVTSWDIGVEQKLWKGAKVSLTYFENYMKDLIYRKTVTSTYQEYVNVGKAESRGVEFEFEQRFEKWLRLFGNFTYTDSEIKENNANPSTVGCRLTYTPLWRANVGAEFEKSGFSAMVVGRYVGKWFSNDDNSDRVNNVYGSYDPYFVVDGRIAYQITKFAKLSFSVDNIFDRKYYQYYRAPGRSWFTELTLKF, encoded by the coding sequence ATGATTTTTCAAACTCTTATATGCATTATGTTTATTTTATGCCTTATTTTACCTGCTTTTGCTGAGAAAAAGGAGGAAGAACTTGAGGAGATTGTGGTTACTGCTACAAGAACTGAAACTCCTGTTGAATCAGCACCAGCTTCTGTAAGTGTTGTAACAAAAGAAAAAATTGAGCTTAAAGCACCAAAGACAATTGATCAGGCATTAAATGATATTTCCGGTGTATTTGTAAGAAGGGGAAAGGGACTAATGGATACTCTTTCAGCTATAACTTTAAGAGGCATTCCAGAGCAAAAAAGAACTCTTATTCTTATGGATGGAATGGTTCTAAATAATCCTTATACTGGTGAAGTAAGGATGGGTGGATACTATCCAGAGGATCTTGAAAGAGTTGAGGTTGTTAAAGGTCCTTTTTCATCACTTTATGGTGGATATGCAATGGGTGGAGTTGTAAATTTTATTACAAAGATGCCTGAAAAAAGGGAGTTTACATTTAAATCAGGATATGGCTCAAGCTGGAGCCGTGGTGAAGCAATGGATGACTTAAGAAGAGTTTATATCTCTTATGGTGATAAACTGTGGGATAAATTAAGCATATTTTTAAGCTATGGCTGGCAGGGAACAAATGGATATCCCACTGATTTGAATGTTCAGAACACAAAACCACCTACAGGGATTACAGGATACGAAATAACTTCAACAAGAGATGGAAAAACAGCGTATATCATAGGCGATAAAGGAGACAACCGCTGGTGGGATGATGGAATTACCATTAAAACTCAGTATGAGTTTACAAAGGATACTAAAATAAAGTTTAGTTTTATGAGAAATCGTTATGAATACAACTATGATGAGCCTCATACATATTTAAGAAATGCTGCAGGAAATCCTGTATGGACATATACAGTTGGAAGAACAACAATATATGAAAATTCATTTCTTCCTGGCGGAGGAGGCAGAATCCAGAATACATATTCCTTAGGATTTGAGACAAAGCTTTATAAAGAGCTTTTAATGAAGCTAAATCTTTCATACCTTGATACAGAAAAAAACTGGTATGTAACAACATTGTCTCAGGCAACAAGATTAGGATGTGGTTTAGATCCAACAAAATGTGGTTATGTATCAAATACTCCTTCAGAAGTATACATGGTTGATTTACAATTTAGTCTTCCAATTTTCAACAATCAAATTCTTACATTTGGTAGCTCCTTCAGACACGGATATGCTAATACAAAGGAAAAATATTTAAGAGATTGGAGAGATGAAAATTCAACAACAACTTTAAAGTATGAGTCAAAAGGAAAGGATAAAACATATGCAATTTTTATTCAGGATGAAATAATGCTTTTAAATAATCTCACTGCTTATATAGGCTTCAGGCAGGACTGGTGGAAAACCTATGATGGATATGTAAATGATGTTGGAAAAGCAGGTTATCCAAAGGAGTATCCATCAAAATCAAAATCCTCTTTTTCACCAAAGTTTGCCATTGTTTATAAACCCTTTGAAACAACAACTCTTCGTGGCTCAGTTGGAAAAGCATTCAGAGCACCAACAGTATATGAGCTTTACAGAACTTGGACATCATCCACAGGAATTACTTATGCTGGGAATCCTCAATTAGACCCTGAAACTGTTACATCATGGGATATTGGAGTTGAACAAAAACTATGGAAAGGTGCAAAGGTGTCTCTCACATATTTTGAAAACTATATGAAAGACTTAATTTATCGTAAAACAGTTACATCAACCTATCAAGAATATGTAAATGTAGGTAAAGCTGAATCCCGCGGAGTTGAGTTTGAATTTGAGCAAAGATTTGAAAAATGGCTTAGATTATTTGGTAATTTTACCTATACTGACTCTGAAATTAAAGAAAATAATGCAAATCCAAGCACTGTAGGGTGTAGACTCACTTATACACCTCTATGGAGAGCAAATGTAGGAGCAGAATTTGAAAAATCAGGCTTTTCAGCTATGGTTGTTGGAAGATATGTTGGTAAGTGGTTCAGTAATGATGATAACTCTGATCGCGTAAACAATGTTTATGGTTCCTATGACCCATATTTTGTTGTTGATGGAAGAATTGCATATCAGATTACAAAGTTTGCAAAGCTGAGTTTTTCAGTGGACAATATATTTGATAGAAAATACTACCAATACTACAGGGCACCTGGAAGATCATGGTTTACAGAACTTACATTAAAGTTTTAG
- a CDS encoding cobaltochelatase subunit CobN, protein MLKILAVVWQSYYNMLLKASKNINEFSLKVYSARVVENEPERLNSVLKEMEDADILFFYRSNESVWEEIEKKLKESSMKAKIVCLGHDPSYWMLSNVKPELLSKAYQYLVINGEKNIKNMFLFLANKLAGFDISYEEPEQIPWEGLYHPDAEKIFTSIDEYMQWYERKNAPTVGILFSRHYWINGNTDVEDLLIKELEARGFNVIPAFAYSVKDEALGTKGSGEVVLEWFIDKEGKPRIDAMIKLISFFLGTSREKRMDNTNVASDGVEILKKLDVPVISPISSYYKTIEEWEKGELNLDIGWSIALPEFEGVIEPLIISAQVEGSQDERRKMPIAERVKKLVNRVERWIELRKTPPEQRRIVFVLHNNPCASVEATVGGAAHLDSLESVVRIMKKMKQAGYDVEPPDSGKALIDEIMNKKAISEFRWTTIEEIVEKGGAIAFVDKEKYLEWFNELPEKTRLRMIDAWGQPPGEHKNGIPPAMVYKNKIVITGLQYGNVIVCVQPKRGCAGARCDGQVCKILHDPDVPPPHQYIATYKWLSREFKAHAIVHVGTHGNLEFLPGKGAGLSNACFPDIAIDTLPHLYIYNADNPPEGTIAKRRSYAVLVDHMQTVLTEGGLYSELSELERLLGEYEDAKKEPARKHALEHLIIAEIKKTKLDHEIKIFYNGKKVQLSTLTHEELHQIPFEKIVEEAHGRLSLIRNTQIQDGMHIFGEIPEGQRRVDFIYSILRYDSGEKHSLRKEIARLLGYEFDELLSQQEKIDSFTGKSYGAIIEEIDRISKEVVKEVLKEVT, encoded by the coding sequence ATGTTAAAAATTTTAGCAGTTGTATGGCAAAGTTACTATAATATGCTTCTTAAAGCATCAAAAAATATTAATGAGTTCTCACTCAAAGTTTACTCTGCAAGAGTAGTTGAAAATGAACCTGAAAGACTTAACAGTGTTTTAAAAGAAATGGAAGATGCGGATATCCTTTTTTTCTATCGTTCAAACGAGTCTGTATGGGAGGAGATTGAAAAAAAGCTGAAAGAAAGTAGCATGAAAGCTAAAATTGTCTGTCTTGGTCATGATCCTTCATATTGGATGCTTTCAAATGTAAAGCCTGAGCTATTAAGTAAAGCCTATCAGTATCTTGTTATAAATGGCGAAAAAAATATAAAGAATATGTTTTTATTTTTAGCAAATAAGCTTGCTGGATTTGATATTTCATATGAGGAGCCAGAGCAGATTCCATGGGAAGGACTTTATCATCCAGATGCTGAAAAGATTTTTACCAGCATTGATGAATATATGCAATGGTATGAAAGGAAGAATGCTCCTACTGTTGGTATTCTCTTTTCAAGGCATTATTGGATAAATGGTAATACAGATGTAGAAGATTTGCTTATTAAAGAGCTTGAAGCAAGGGGATTTAATGTAATTCCTGCTTTTGCTTATTCAGTTAAGGATGAAGCACTTGGAACAAAGGGAAGCGGAGAGGTGGTCCTTGAATGGTTTATTGATAAAGAAGGAAAGCCAAGAATTGATGCAATGATAAAGCTTATATCATTTTTTCTTGGAACAAGCCGAGAAAAAAGAATGGACAACACTAATGTTGCATCTGATGGAGTTGAGATTTTGAAAAAACTTGATGTACCTGTGATATCGCCCATTTCATCTTACTATAAAACAATTGAAGAATGGGAAAAAGGAGAGCTTAATCTTGACATAGGCTGGTCAATTGCTTTGCCTGAGTTTGAGGGAGTAATTGAGCCATTAATAATTTCTGCTCAGGTTGAAGGTTCTCAGGATGAAAGAAGAAAGATGCCAATTGCAGAGCGTGTTAAAAAACTTGTAAACAGGGTTGAAAGATGGATTGAACTTAGGAAAACACCTCCTGAGCAAAGGCGTATTGTTTTTGTTCTTCATAACAATCCATGTGCATCTGTGGAAGCAACTGTTGGAGGAGCAGCTCATCTTGACAGCCTTGAAAGTGTTGTAAGAATCATGAAAAAAATGAAACAGGCTGGTTATGATGTTGAACCGCCTGACAGTGGTAAAGCACTTATTGATGAAATAATGAATAAAAAGGCAATATCAGAGTTCAGGTGGACAACTATTGAAGAAATTGTTGAAAAAGGTGGAGCAATTGCCTTTGTAGATAAAGAAAAGTATTTAGAGTGGTTTAATGAACTACCTGAAAAAACGAGGCTCAGAATGATTGATGCATGGGGACAGCCTCCAGGTGAACATAAAAATGGTATCCCACCAGCAATGGTTTATAAAAATAAAATTGTAATTACAGGTTTGCAATATGGAAATGTTATTGTATGTGTGCAGCCAAAGCGTGGCTGTGCTGGTGCAAGATGTGATGGACAGGTGTGTAAAATACTTCATGACCCAGATGTGCCACCACCTCATCAGTATATTGCAACATATAAGTGGCTCAGCCGTGAATTTAAGGCTCATGCGATAGTTCATGTGGGAACTCATGGAAATCTTGAATTTTTGCCTGGTAAAGGAGCGGGGCTTTCAAATGCGTGTTTTCCTGATATTGCCATAGATACACTGCCTCATCTTTATATTTACAATGCTGATAATCCTCCTGAGGGAACCATTGCAAAAAGGCGTAGCTATGCAGTGCTTGTTGATCATATGCAGACTGTGCTTACTGAAGGCGGGCTGTACAGCGAGCTTTCAGAGCTTGAAAGACTTCTTGGTGAGTATGAGGATGCAAAGAAAGAGCCTGCAAGAAAACATGCTCTTGAACATTTGATAATTGCTGAGATAAAAAAAACTAAACTTGATCATGAAATAAAGATTTTTTACAATGGCAAAAAAGTTCAGCTTTCAACTCTCACCCATGAAGAACTTCATCAAATACCTTTTGAAAAAATAGTTGAAGAGGCTCATGGCAGGCTATCACTTATAAGAAACACTCAAATTCAGGATGGAATGCACATATTTGGTGAAATACCAGAAGGACAAAGAAGGGTTGATTTCATTTATTCCATTTTAAGATATGATTCAGGAGAAAAACACTCTTTGAGAAAAGAGATAGCAAGACTGCTTGGTTACGAGTTTGATGAACTTTTATCACAGCAGGAAAAAATTGATTCTTTTACAGGAAAATCATACGGTGCAATAATTGAAGAGATAGATAGGATAAGTAAAGAAGTTGTAAAAGAAGTATTGAAGGAGGTAACATGA
- a CDS encoding AAA family ATPase has translation MIFPFTAIVDQDEMKLALILNVIDPNIGGVLIMGEKGTAKSTAVRALADLLPEIDVVKGCRFNCAPEGPFCSDCIEKLNKNGSIEIEKKKMRVVELPLGVTEDRVVGTLDIEYAIKKGEKRFEPGILAEANRNFLYIDEVNLLEDHIVDLLLDSAAMGVNTVEREGISFIHPAKFILVGTMNPEEGELRPQLLDRFGLCVQVNSLTDKNLRIEVLKRKAEFDDNPEEFFKKWDSEQQILVRKIIKAKENLKNIKIDDSALSFVVDITCQLNLDGHRADIVMLKAARAFAAFNGKNGITQEDIKAVAPFTLRHRLKRLPFEDISQEVDKLNAILETI, from the coding sequence GTGATATTTCCATTTACTGCAATTGTTGACCAGGATGAGATGAAGCTTGCTCTTATTTTAAATGTGATTGATCCCAACATAGGTGGCGTTCTTATTATGGGCGAAAAGGGCACTGCAAAGTCAACAGCTGTGAGAGCACTTGCTGATTTGCTTCCTGAGATTGATGTGGTTAAAGGCTGCAGATTTAACTGCGCACCTGAAGGACCTTTCTGCAGTGACTGCATTGAGAAACTTAACAAAAATGGCTCAATTGAAATTGAAAAAAAGAAGATGCGTGTTGTTGAACTTCCATTAGGTGTTACAGAAGACAGGGTTGTTGGCACACTTGACATTGAGTATGCAATTAAAAAGGGTGAAAAACGCTTTGAACCAGGAATTCTTGCAGAGGCAAATAGAAACTTTTTGTATATTGACGAAGTAAATTTGCTTGAAGATCACATTGTAGATCTTTTACTTGACTCTGCTGCAATGGGAGTAAATACTGTTGAAAGAGAAGGCATCTCTTTTATTCATCCTGCAAAGTTCATACTTGTAGGGACAATGAATCCTGAAGAAGGTGAACTGAGACCTCAGCTTCTTGATAGATTTGGTCTTTGCGTTCAGGTCAATTCATTGACAGATAAGAACTTAAGAATTGAAGTACTTAAAAGAAAAGCAGAATTTGACGATAATCCAGAAGAATTTTTCAAAAAATGGGATTCTGAACAGCAAATTCTTGTAAGAAAAATTATAAAGGCAAAAGAAAATCTTAAAAACATTAAAATTGATGACAGTGCTCTTTCTTTTGTAGTTGACATTACTTGTCAGCTTAATCTTGATGGTCACAGAGCAGACATTGTTATGCTTAAAGCTGCAAGAGCCTTTGCAGCGTTTAATGGAAAGAATGGAATAACCCAGGAAGATATTAAAGCAGTTGCACCTTTTACCTTAAGACATAGACTTAAAAGACTTCCCTTTGAAGATATATCTCAAGAAGTAGACAAGCTTAATGCAATACTTGAAACAATTTAA
- a CDS encoding cobaltochelatase subunit CobN, translating to MEVLKKIEWDKPEWRAIKEKILELNRKIEQSKEIESLLHGFSGGYIPSGPSGLITRGRDDVLPTGRNFYSLDPHRVPTRSAYEIGKRLAQKLIKKHLDEEGRYPENVGIYWQCTDIMWADGEGMGQIMYLLGVKPVWLSNGRIKGIEIIPLSELGRPRIDVTIRVSGITRDNFPMCIELIDEAVQAVASLDEPDDMNFVRKHTLEQLSQNGADLRSATLRIFCSMPGTYQAGTQLAVYASAWKEEKDLAEVFLYWNGYAYGKGIWGESKHKELANVLKTIDVTYNKVVSDEYDLFGCCCYFGTHGGMTAAARHLSGKEVKTYYGDTRNPDHVEVRDLADEIRRVVRTKLLNPKWIEGMKRHGYKGAGDISKRIGRVYGWEATTREVDDWIFDDIARTFLINEENKKFFEEHNPWALEEIARRLIEATERGLWDPSEDVKEALKAIYLEIEGWIEEKMADTKGNFQGGSIDVVTADEVEYWKKKMKEVIG from the coding sequence ATGGAAGTCCTTAAAAAAATAGAGTGGGATAAGCCTGAATGGAGGGCAATTAAAGAGAAAATATTGGAACTTAATAGAAAAATTGAGCAATCAAAAGAGATTGAATCTCTCCTTCATGGTTTTTCTGGTGGATATATTCCTTCTGGTCCTTCTGGATTGATAACCCGTGGAAGAGATGATGTTTTGCCAACAGGAAGAAACTTTTATAGCCTTGACCCTCACAGAGTTCCAACTCGTTCTGCCTATGAGATTGGTAAAAGGCTTGCTCAAAAACTTATTAAAAAACATCTTGATGAAGAAGGTAGATACCCTGAGAATGTAGGTATTTACTGGCAGTGCACAGACATAATGTGGGCAGATGGAGAAGGAATGGGACAGATAATGTATCTTCTCGGTGTAAAACCAGTGTGGCTTTCAAATGGAAGAATAAAAGGGATTGAGATAATCCCTTTAAGTGAACTTGGAAGACCACGTATTGATGTAACAATAAGAGTTTCTGGAATAACAAGGGATAACTTTCCAATGTGTATTGAGCTTATAGATGAGGCAGTGCAGGCAGTTGCCTCTCTTGATGAACCTGATGATATGAATTTTGTAAGAAAACATACACTGGAGCAGCTTTCTCAGAATGGGGCAGACCTGCGTTCAGCAACACTGAGGATTTTCTGCTCAATGCCAGGCACATATCAGGCAGGAACTCAACTTGCTGTATATGCTTCTGCATGGAAAGAAGAGAAAGATTTAGCAGAAGTTTTTCTTTACTGGAATGGTTATGCCTATGGAAAGGGAATATGGGGCGAATCTAAACATAAAGAGCTTGCTAATGTTTTAAAAACAATTGATGTAACTTACAATAAAGTCGTTTCAGATGAGTATGACCTTTTTGGATGCTGTTGTTATTTTGGAACTCATGGAGGAATGACTGCTGCGGCAAGACATTTAAGTGGAAAAGAGGTTAAAACTTATTACGGAGATACTCGCAATCCAGACCATGTTGAGGTAAGAGACCTTGCTGATGAGATAAGGAGAGTTGTAAGAACAAAGCTGCTTAATCCAAAATGGATTGAAGGAATGAAAAGACATGGATACAAGGGTGCCGGAGATATATCAAAAAGAATCGGAAGAGTTTACGGTTGGGAGGCAACAACCCGTGAGGTTGATGATTGGATTTTTGATGACATTGCAAGAACATTTTTGATAAATGAAGAAAACAAAAAATTTTTCGAAGAGCACAATCCATGGGCATTGGAAGAGATTGCAAGAAGGTTAATTGAGGCAACTGAACGAGGACTGTGGGATCCTTCAGAGGATGTGAAAGAGGCATTAAAAGCAATTTATCTTGAGATTGAAGGATGGATTGAGGAGAAGATGGCAGACACAAAAGGAAACTTTCAGGGTGGTTCAATAGATGTAGTTACAGCAGATGAGGTTGAATACTGGAAAAAAAAGATGAAGGAGGTAATAGGGTGA
- a CDS encoding ABC transporter ATP-binding protein, which yields MVEIKELFFRHKGSSSDVIKGVSFTANRGFITTILGPNGSGKTTLFKCILGLWKYYRGEVKVDGASVERLSFRKRARFFSVVPQEHEPPFPYSVFDVVLMGRASYVGVFSSPGKRDYEKAEEALEIVGIGRLKDTPYTKISGGERQLTLIARAIAQGSPVMLLDEPTSHLDFKNQINVLKKIKEIAIQRALTIIMTLHDPNLSLLFSDKVVVINSGSIISEGAPGEIITEDLIKRVYGVDVKRSFIDGHSIICPII from the coding sequence ATGGTAGAGATTAAAGAATTATTTTTCAGACATAAAGGTAGTAGTAGTGATGTAATAAAAGGTGTGAGTTTTACTGCAAACAGAGGCTTTATAACCACGATTCTTGGACCAAATGGATCTGGAAAAACTACACTTTTTAAATGTATTTTAGGACTGTGGAAGTATTACAGAGGAGAAGTCAAAGTAGATGGAGCTTCTGTTGAAAGGCTTTCATTCAGAAAGAGGGCTCGTTTTTTTTCTGTTGTTCCACAGGAGCATGAACCACCTTTCCCATACTCTGTTTTTGATGTTGTTTTGATGGGAAGAGCAAGCTATGTTGGCGTTTTTTCATCTCCTGGTAAAAGGGATTATGAAAAAGCAGAAGAGGCATTGGAAATAGTAGGAATTGGAAGGTTAAAAGATACTCCTTACACAAAAATAAGTGGAGGGGAGCGTCAGCTTACACTTATTGCAAGGGCAATTGCACAGGGCTCACCAGTTATGCTTCTTGATGAGCCAACAAGTCATCTTGATTTTAAAAATCAGATAAATGTGCTTAAGAAAATTAAGGAAATAGCCATTCAAAGAGCTCTTACGATAATTATGACACTTCATGATCCTAATTTGTCATTACTTTTTTCAGACAAGGTGGTTGTAATTAACTCTGGCAGTATAATTTCAGAGGGTGCTCCAGGTGAGATTATTACTGAAGATTTGATAAAAAGGGTTTATGGTGTGGATGTGAAAAGAAGCTTTATTGATGGCCATAGCATAATCTGTCCGATAATTTAG